One Acidimicrobiia bacterium genomic window carries:
- the dnaX gene encoding DNA polymerase III subunit gamma/tau yields the protein MPYQSLYRKYRPQRFDELVGQEHVTTALRNAVRDERVGHAYLFSGPRGTGKTTTARILAKALNCMNIGPDGEPCDACDNCRAIATGTFLDLFELDAASNRGIDNIRDVIESSTLGMGGGAKTKVYVLDEVHMLTDPAANALLKTLEETPSHVVFVLATTNPEKVLPTIRSRTQHFEFTLLSIEQLVTRLGDLCAREGVEADAEALAVIAAAGAGSARDAESLLDQALAHETGPLEAAAVAALFGGAPFPLRVRILESIAGEDSPGALVALGELLEAGHDPRRAAEDLLGTARDGFLLTAGAGRVRVDASEEEKERLRQLGLALGNAALVRAIETLGQAVTDMRGTEAADPRLVLEVALVRLSRRDAGPPLQTVVERIERLERALASGATPASPASAAPASEAPPPPDPRAPGRTIGAVRAEAANAPAVDEPTPVEAASPEQVVEASPAAPPPDDSAARLELDDVIIAWGSILPELPVATRSAVQNAQPLRVDGDIVVFGVPPGVIEAAKPRFKKEADTIRAALAHHLGRTVRFNLEPAEEFSLGGGQPAPVPTRDAPSASGPSGADEPPEMVEMADIDLSQNTDAPLGPPASVSLLQQQLGATVVEELPRDAGS from the coding sequence GTGCCGTATCAGTCGTTGTATCGGAAGTATCGGCCGCAGCGCTTCGACGAGCTCGTCGGCCAGGAGCACGTCACCACTGCGTTGCGCAACGCGGTGCGCGATGAGCGGGTCGGGCACGCGTACCTCTTTTCCGGACCACGCGGAACCGGCAAGACCACAACGGCGCGGATCCTCGCGAAGGCCCTGAACTGCATGAACATCGGTCCCGATGGCGAGCCGTGCGACGCGTGTGACAACTGCCGCGCGATCGCAACCGGCACCTTCCTCGATCTCTTCGAGCTCGACGCGGCTTCGAACCGCGGCATCGACAACATCCGCGATGTCATCGAGAGCTCGACGCTCGGCATGGGCGGTGGTGCGAAGACGAAGGTTTACGTGCTGGACGAGGTGCACATGCTCACCGACCCAGCGGCCAACGCGCTTCTGAAGACGCTCGAAGAGACGCCTAGCCACGTCGTGTTCGTGCTCGCAACCACGAATCCCGAGAAGGTGCTTCCCACCATCCGGTCACGCACGCAGCACTTTGAGTTCACGCTGCTGTCGATCGAGCAGCTGGTGACTCGCCTCGGCGATCTGTGCGCGCGTGAGGGGGTCGAGGCCGACGCCGAGGCCCTCGCCGTCATCGCCGCCGCTGGCGCGGGCTCTGCTCGCGACGCGGAGTCGCTGCTCGATCAGGCGCTTGCACACGAGACCGGACCGCTCGAAGCGGCGGCCGTTGCGGCGCTCTTCGGCGGCGCACCGTTCCCACTGCGTGTGCGCATCCTCGAGTCGATCGCCGGGGAAGATTCGCCGGGCGCCTTGGTCGCGTTGGGCGAGCTCCTCGAGGCGGGCCACGACCCGAGGCGCGCGGCTGAAGACCTCTTGGGCACGGCCCGCGACGGGTTTCTCCTCACGGCCGGCGCCGGGCGAGTGCGGGTCGACGCGTCCGAGGAGGAGAAGGAACGCCTGCGCCAGCTCGGACTCGCCCTTGGCAATGCCGCGCTCGTTCGGGCGATCGAGACGCTCGGCCAAGCGGTCACCGACATGCGCGGCACCGAGGCCGCCGACCCACGCCTCGTGCTCGAGGTCGCGCTCGTGCGCCTCAGCCGTCGCGACGCGGGCCCACCGCTGCAGACGGTGGTGGAGCGCATCGAACGTCTCGAGCGTGCGCTCGCCAGTGGCGCCACACCTGCATCACCTGCATCCGCAGCACCGGCATCGGAGGCACCGCCGCCTCCTGACCCGCGTGCGCCGGGCCGCACCATCGGCGCCGTGCGCGCTGAAGCCGCCAACGCACCCGCGGTCGACGAGCCAACACCGGTGGAAGCGGCGTCGCCCGAGCAAGTGGTTGAAGCGTCACCAGCCGCTCCACCCCCGGACGACTCCGCCGCCCGGCTCGAGCTCGATGACGTGATCATCGCCTGGGGTTCGATCCTCCCGGAGCTCCCGGTTGCGACGCGTAGCGCAGTCCAGAACGCGCAGCCGTTGCGCGTCGACGGCGACATCGTGGTGTTCGGCGTGCCGCCCGGTGTGATCGAAGCGGCCAAGCCGCGCTTCAAAAAGGAGGCCGACACGATTCGTGCCGCGCTGGCGCACCACCTTGGCCGCACGGTGCGCTTCAACCTCGAGCCGGCCGAGGAGTTCTCGCTCGGCGGTGGTCAACCGGCGCCCGTGCCGACGCGTGACGCGCCGTCCGCGTCCGGTCCCTCGGGAGCCGACGAACCTCCTGAGATGGTCGAGATGGCCGACATCGATCTCTCGCAGAACACCGACGCTCCGCTCGGGCCCCCCGCGTCGGTCAGCCTGTTGCAGCAACAGCTCGGGGCTACCGTCGTCGAAGAGCTGCCGCGCGACGCGGGCAGTTGA